The Chryseolinea soli genome contains a region encoding:
- a CDS encoding PAS domain-containing protein, with protein MEFKKDLALEKLLKVAPISINIIDISTRELICTSSWVKDHIGYTQEEYMALSHDLFEKIIHPEDRITQLKTYAALVENPLALFKECRIRIRKKGGDYLHAIVRLSVLEIDANQKAKTLLNTAVDITELVELRQRLAEELSKMEIISFKNSHELRGPVATILGLVQLMSHESAIGIQSQEIIEMLKATVTKLDAVIGQINDHTY; from the coding sequence ATGGAGTTTAAAAAGGATCTTGCGCTGGAAAAGCTGCTGAAGGTGGCCCCGATCAGCATCAACATTATCGATATTTCTACCCGGGAATTGATCTGCACCAGCAGTTGGGTAAAGGATCACATCGGGTACACGCAGGAGGAATACATGGCGCTAAGTCATGATCTGTTTGAAAAAATAATCCATCCCGAAGACAGAATAACGCAGTTGAAGACGTACGCTGCTTTGGTCGAAAACCCGTTGGCACTTTTCAAAGAATGCAGGATCAGGATCCGAAAAAAGGGTGGCGATTATCTTCACGCGATCGTGCGGTTGTCTGTCCTGGAAATTGATGCAAACCAAAAAGCAAAAACGCTTCTGAATACGGCAGTTGATATTACCGAACTCGTTGAGTTGCGACAACGTCTCGCCGAGGAGCTAAGCAAGATGGAAATCATTTCCTTTAAGAACAGCCACGAATTGCGGGGGCCTGTCGCCACGATCCTCGGCCTTGTTCAACTGATGAGCCATGAAAGTGCGATCGGCATCCAATCGCAGGAGATCATCGAAATGTTGAAGGCGACCGTGACGAAACTGGACGCTGTGATTGGGCAGATCAATGATCATACTTACTAG